DNA sequence from the Streptomyces sp. NBC_01497 genome:
AGCAGCCGGCGCGTGGTGGAGGGTGCGACCACCGCGTCGCCGCTGTGCACGGAGCGGATCGCGTTCAGCAGCTCGCCCGGCGGCACGTCCTTCAGCATGAAACCGCTCGCGCCCGCCTTGAGGCCGGAGAACGCGTACTCGTCCAGGTCGAACGTGGTCAGGATGAGTACCTTCGGGGCGTCCGGTCCCCCGGCGCAGATCCGCCGGGTCGCCTCGACCCCGTCCAGGCGCGGCATGCGCACGTCCATCAGGACGACGTCGGCCGTGGTCGTCCGCAGGATCTCGACCGCCTCCGCGCCGTCACCGGCCTCCGCGACGACCTCCATGTCCGGCTGGGCGGCGAGCACCATACGAAAACCGGTGCGCAGCAGCGCCTGGTCGTCCACGAGCATCACGCGGATCGGTGTCTCCGACATCTGCGGCATCTGCGGTGTCCCCATTCTCGGTGCGGTCGTTTCGGGCTCGTCGTTCTCGGTGCGGTCGTTTCGGGCTCGTCGTGACGAGGTCGTCGTGCGGTCGTCGTGCGAGGCCGGTGAGGTTCACGAGACCGGTGAGGTCTGCGAGGTCTCGGTGGGCGATCCGGCCCGGCACCGCCTCGCCTTGCCCCGCCTCCCCGTACACGGTGCGCCGTGTGCGGTTTCCGGGCTTCCCGGCGGTACGCGGATCCCGGTGACCGGGCCCGGCCGACGCACGCGGGTCCGGCGCGCGAGTCCGATTCCGCGGGTCCGGCGCCCGGGTCCGGCGCGCTGCTTCAATGCGCGGGTTTCAGCGGCAGCAGGGCGCTGATGCGGAACCCCCCGCCCGGTCTCGGCCCCGCGTCCAGCGTGCCGCCGACCATGCCGACCCGCTCCCGCATGCCGATCAGCCCCTGCCCGTGTCCGTCGGCGCCCCGGTCCTCCTGCATCGCGAGCGCCGCGCCCCGGCCGTCGTCCTCGACGAGCAGCCCGAGGCCGTCGTCGAAGTAGACCAGCCGGACGCTCGCACCCACATCGGGTCCGCCGTGCTTGCGGCTGTTGGTCAGCGCCTCCTGCACGATCCGGTACGCGGTGAGCTCCACGCCGGTCGGGAGCGGGCGCGGAGTGCCCTCGACCTTGAAGTCGACGGTGATCCCGGCCTGCCGCACCTGCTCGACCAGGACCTCGATCTGTTCGACG
Encoded proteins:
- a CDS encoding response regulator transcription factor, which produces MSETPIRVMLVDDQALLRTGFRMVLAAQPDMEVVAEAGDGAEAVEILRTTTADVVLMDVRMPRLDGVEATRRICAGGPDAPKVLILTTFDLDEYAFSGLKAGASGFMLKDVPPGELLNAIRSVHSGDAVVAPSTTRRLLDRFSPMLPSGTAEPERKEVGRLTEREREVLLLVAQGLSNGEIAGRLFVSEATVKTHVGRILTKLGLRDRVQVVVLAYETGLVRAGGGATG